The DNA window AGTAGTGAGCTTGGAGAAGCGCAATTTGAGGCATCACAAAAGATACATTGTTTATGGAAGCAAGAAACCGGGTTCCATTGACGCATGTGGGGCAAGAATTCTTCCCTAAACCAATAGTGTAAAAGAGGTTTCTATCAACTTTGAGAGGAACATTTGCAGGGTACTTAGCAGAGTTCAAACTCTTTAATTTCTTGTTGTAACTCAAAGCAAAACCCGTGCCATTGGTAGCTGGCAACTGTGGAAGGACGGGTAGGACAGTGTTTGGTATGTCTTTGTATTGAAATATAGCTGTAGCAGTTTTGTTGTCAACTGAAACTGGAGCATCCATAAAAGCCTTGGTGGCCATGAAGTACCTGCCAGCAACTTGGTTGGCATGAACCAGAACGTTTGTGGTTTGACCAGGAGCAATTAGTATAGCCTGAGTGGTGAATGGTTTTGTATAAACAGCATCAACCTCCACTACTGTCATGTTGTGACCCGCGATGGCAAAGAAAAGCTCGTCGTTGAGTGCAGCATTGATGATTCTCATGAGGTATGTCTTCCCTTGTTCTACCTCCATTGCAAATGTGTCTGAAAAATTGAAGCAAATTAATTGCACTTCAAACAAAGATTTCAACCTTTTGTAAACTATATAAACCAGTAACTAACATCTGGTTAATTATCATTCCCTTACATAATAATAACAAACTTTGCTTAATTTTACTTACGCTTCTCAAAACAAGGAAATAGCGGCCCTGGTTTTCCATTGATTGTATGGGCATCTGACATATTTGGTGGCAATCCCATTTTGTTCCCTTGCTTTTCAATCTCTTCCACATCATTGTTCCACCATTCACCTATTGCATGCACAAATAATTAGTACGTACATCAACTTTCATACTTCATATCTTAGCATATGGATCTTTATAATACTTACCTAGGAGAATTTCAAATTCTCTAGCCGGCTGTGGGAAAGGAAATGGAGTTCCAAGTTTAGGCATAATTACTATTGCACCATAGACAGTGGCCCTCAGCCAGAGAATATGTGCGTGCCACCATAGTGTTCCTCTCTGCCCAGTAACGTTGAATTCGTAAGTATAGCTATTTCCGGTCTGTATCGGACACTGTGTAATGTAAGCAGGTCCATCCGCCCAACCATTACGGTACTGTTTTAGTCCATGCCTATAATAATCATATATCCGATTGTTAGATGAAAAAAAACTTTTTCTAATGTAAAAAACTTCAAATTATATGTATAATGTATTTAATTGATTTTCGAAATCGGGCAATACCAATGAATCGACATGTTGTATTGTGCATGGTTGGTAACATTAACAAGCACTTGATCTCCTTCTCTGGCATAAATAGTTGGCCCCGGGAATCTTCCATTTACAGTTACAATAGGTTTTGCATGGCACAACCTACTCACATTCTTCACTTGAACCTGTAGAAAGAACAAAACTCTATTTAAGGGAACCTTGCGTCGCAAGCTAGTAAGTTAAGCATGTTGAATATGATTAAAATACAACTCACATCAAACTGGTATTTCTTTATGGCAGCTTCAGATGAAGAAGACATTAAACCAACAAAGACAAATAAGAGAAAGGTTAACACAGACACAAAACCGCCCAAGCTTGCCATTCTGTTCTGCTTGATGTTTAACTTCTTACTACTTTGAAATTTGAATGTTGTGAGTGCAGGTACATTGTGgtgcatttatatatatttatgtagaCACGCACATACATACacatgtttgaatacttatttgaATATTGTTAAAAAGGTAAAATGGGTTATCAGTTTGTTGAATGAAGGGTAAAAACTGAGCTAGGTTGATTTGGTAGTTCCTTAATGAGTTGTATAGATAgtaaaatattgatattttaaaggTATTGAGTTCCGTAGAGGAAGAACAATGTTTATACATTTGACCTCAGAGTGAGAGGTACATGAAGCCAAACCAAAGTTAATATACACTGGCTATTCTTTATCGTTAAGGAGAAGTAATGGTTCATCAAGGGTGAGTCCTAATGCATATAAGTTATTAATATTTTAGTGTATACATTTTACACTCATGTTGGTAATGGAGAATTATTTTCCTTCCAAATATCAATGCTGGCGATTGATTGGATTGCCCTCTAGAAGCTAGTTTAATTAGACTAAACATGATTCAGGCCGACAAATATTTGGGATGAAAATTTGCTTAAATTTtacttttgattaattatttaatttctacCAAATATTTTGCTTGTGCTAGGCTATTTGTCATTAGTTTCACACTAAGTTTTGTCTATCTCTTGTATTGCCAAACATTCaagttttttattcttttttcttttacctATTTTAAAGTgacttgtaattttaaaaaaatagaaagagtacaatttatttgaatttatctgGTTTTTTTATTCTGGCACTTCTCCGGTTATACTTGACCCTCccacatatttttataatatttatattgctCTTAAGTAAATTTGATCAAAAACTCGGtagaacaaattaaaaaatttagtaCGTAATAAAAATTCGGTAGTGTATATCAAAAATTCGATGTAccggatttttcaaaaaaatccaatAGGTTAAGGAAATTATCGATTTTTTTAGAGGATTTTTTGCTTAAAATAAAAATTCGGTAGTTTGCCTAGTACCAGATTTTTCAAAGCATCTGTAACTTACCGAATTTTTCATCCCTGAGTGAAAAGTTTGGTAGTTTTAATAGAGTGAAAATTGAAAGGTTGAGATTTTGTCAACAATTTTGTACGGTTGCGATTGCAGTGACCGTTTTGTGTGGTCCAGAATGAATTTAAAGTTGTATAAATATGGGTCACGTGTTGTTAAGAAAAACATCTTACAATGCTGCCtcaatttttgttttgataaaatTGTATTTCAATGGGGTGTAACCTCCTGTAGAATTTCGGCTCCCCGAGACAGCCTCTTGTCTCGCCCTACTAAGATCAAGTTGAATGATAAGTTGCTAGGCACCGAGAACAGAAAAGTTGGTAAAATCGAGTTTTGTGAAGACTAGATTGATAATGATGGAAGGGTGAGATACAACTTTATTAAGTTGAAGACTGATGAAGATTTGAAAGTTATGTGGAGATCATATCAGCGTAGGCTTACTAATGGACCAATCGAGTTTGATGCGACAATTTCTAGATCTGTTGACACCTTTTCAAGATGTTAAAACGTCCAAAATCATCTGGTAGTGTTTAGGTTTTCTCTCTTAGTTATGTATTCGTTTGTCAAATGTTAAGTTATATTTATCATGCATTAATGGAAGTGTCAAAATGTTATCTTATAAACAATGTTGTGCCAATGTCTAAATAATACTATGTGAAGGCGGTGGCACGTCATCAGAAGGTACCCCAACATAAGCCTGATAAGATCCAGCATGTGAAGATCCAACATGAGAAGgtccaacatcatctccatgcCACTTAGGTTGGATGATGTGAGGGTGTGATACAGTAAGGTACCACTCCAAATACCTATCCACACACTCCGCAGGAAATTTAACCTCCACTACACGATCTGTAACGACACGTGTTAAACTCATAATGTTACCACGAAACCAGCTATCAATGCCCTCAGATGGAATAACAGAGACTGGTAGTGGGATGTCTTGGACATATCTAAATTGGCGCAGACACCTCTCAGGTAACTGTCTAGCCATTAAGGTCTTCCATCATAGATAACCAAAACAAAGTGTCATCAAACTCGTGATGCACTTTATGGTCTGCGTAGGGTGTCCAGATGACATCGTCTATAGTAAGCGCATCAATCCTCCTCATGTACTCCACAATACCTTCCGAATGTGCATACTTTCCCCTCTATCTCTTGGCCCGTGCGGCCCCAAGAGTATTAGCCATAACCAACTTGTCTCAAATGTTTGAGAAATGCTCGTATATCCAGCACTGCACATTAACTTAGAATCATACATCCAACAAAAAGAACTAAATTAATAAGGCATGATAAGTTTTTATACCTGAATAGACTAATCTAACCGGCATGATTCCTGGACTAAAAAATAGTCGCCTCTCCAAGTGTAACATATAGGACAATCAATGCAACACACCCTCATGCCCAACTGTAATGCTCAAGACGAATAAACAGTCACATGTACTTCACATTGATATAAACATAAGACTTATCTGCTAAGATAGTACATCATATACTCTAAAAAAATCACAACTCCAAACTTCAATTGTTACTTGTCCTCAATGAACATGCTTGAAAAACGAAAATTTACAGTAAAGTTGCTTTTTAGATAACTAGCCAATTTGCGTTTCAAGATTCTCTATGGATACTTCATGGTTCCTATTGGATGTCTCTTGATTGGATTTCATTGCCTCAAAGTTTCTTTAAGTCATCTTCATGATTGATTAATAGACTGTTTTAAGGAATATGGTTTTCTTAGTGGTGAAGTCTAAGGAGCTCCTTAAGTAgcatttttacattgattgttcCTTTATTCGCTGGTTGAAACCCAAGAGAAATTTGTCCAGCATCAATCCTTTTACAATAGTCTTCCATATTTCGGCTAGGTGGATCGTTAGTCATTAATACTTCTTTGTTACCAGGCTTGTTGTCTGAAGGTATTAGTGTTAATTCTTCTTTTTGTGCCTCATCTATTAACCGGACTAACCAAGACGCTTTTCGATTTGTTTTTGTCGTTTTCCTGATCTTTGAATCAAATAGTAATCCGCTAAATCTTTCACCTGACATACACAATCAGAAATAAACATACCTCAATATCAGTGCACAATTTAAAAACAACTctgtatgaataattttttaatttaattaacagaaaataaaatatttaataattttaagtaCAATTTAATTTCCTTGTTGAAATTAATCAACAATCCCGAACAACTTTGCAAAAAATTTGACGGTTAATTTAGCAAATATATTAAATGGTTATAAGTAATAGATTAAAAGTCCATATCCACATTTTTAAATTTCGACTAAGTAATACTATTGTACTAAGATGTTAAATCGAGGGATTTTACATATGGCTTTGGTTTGCAGAATTAAgaataaaatagattaaaaacAAATAGCTATTTTGAATCCTTTATTTctcactcttttattttttttttaataagcaattggatataagatatcgcactaggggtgcaacccttacatcaaGATTACACTAATggtttttgttacaaagtaaagGTAATTTAAACCAATCGTAGAAAGAAGTCCTACTTTGTACTTCCCTATTACAACTCCACCTCCAAGcaaaaaacatgatgtttgataTCACCTCATCAAAGCTAAACACCCCATTGTCAAAGATAATAGAATTTTTCATCTTCCAAATACACCAAATTAGAGCTATCCATATAGTGTTAATAGTAACTTTAATGTTGATGTttttcaccttttcttgaatGCTACCGAAACTCTTGAAATCCTCTAAAGAGATCTTAACCTCATCACCCAACCACGTATATATTCTTCTCCAAACCGCCTTTGTAACATGACAATGGTAGAAAAGATGCTCCAAAGATTCCGGGTGTGTAGAGCAAAAAATACAATCTATGGAAGTGAAAGTAGACACACCTCTATTTGCAAGAAGGACTTTTAGCGGGAGTCTATTAATGAAGAATCTCCAAGTGAAAATCTTGATCTTTGCCGGAATGGTAGTCTTCCACATAATATCCAACATGCAAATGGTATTGTGAGGCCAAGCTAGCTCCTTTGCATTAGACACCAAAAAAGAAACACTAGACACCTTAAAATCACCGTTAGCGGTTAGCTTCCACCGAAATTCATCCTTTGCCAAATTGTCCGGCGTTACTCCTAGTAATAGCGCTTTTAAGTCCCTTAATTCCTCAACAACACCGTTGCTCATAATATCGTTCGGTGCCGGAGAGATGGAGGCTTCCGTTCCGAAGATGGGATCCAAATTCCATGAGGCCATACCATTATTCCAATAAACTATATCACTCACCGCACAATGTTTATTAATTGTACGAGCAAACAAGTGCGGAAAAGTGACGCGGAGCGGTTGATCAATCAACCAAGAACTATGCCAAAAAGGGTGCTAATTCCGTTCTTGAACTCACAACTTACCCAATCGGTGAACCCTTCATCCACATCTTCTTTGAAATCGTTAAGAACAATGGCTCTCCACCATCTTGAATCTTCCCGGTTTAGGAGTTCCTTGCTTGAAGCAAGTACTTTTATCTTCGGGTTATGGTACCTAACAAGTAAGAATCTACTCCATATAGCATTATCCTCCTttagaattctccacttccatttaagtAGTAGAGATTTATTCATTTCTCCCACATCTCTTATGCCTAAGCCTCCTTTTCCTTTGGTTTGCATACATTCTCCCACTTAACCCAATGGATACATCTTGATTTCACATTTCCGCTCCACAAGAAGTTGCTTAGAAGGCTTCTTATCTCTTGTATTATTAAACTTGGAGCTTTATAGAAGGAAAGAGTGAAAATAGGAATAGCATTAAGAACGGAACCAATTAGAGTCACTCTCCCTCCTATGGAAATACATCTTCCTTTCCACTTGGTTAACCTTGCTTTCAATTTGTCAATCACTTCTTTCCACACTTTTTTCTTGTTTGCTCCTTCCCCCCACCCAAATTCCTAGGAATTTAAATGGAAAACAACCTTTTTTGCATGCTAAGAACTTTGTTGCCGACTTGAAGTACCAATCTCCTACGTGGATTCCAAAAagattgcttttgttgaaattAATCTTCAAACCGGAAACCAATTCAAATCCTCTCAACAACACTTTTAGACTCCAAAGGTTGTCATAAGTAGGTTCTCCAAAAATaatagtgtcatccgcaaattgaaggatatcCACCGAGTCCTCGTCACCATACTTGAACGGTTTAAAGTCTCCCGCCATCACCGAATTCTTGGTTAAAGCGGTTAATCCTTCCATAGCAAGAACAAACAAGAAAGGTGAGATGGGATCCCCTTGACGTAATCCTCTTTGAACCTTAAAATCTTTAGTTGCACTTCCGTTAACCAATACGGACATATGATTAGTAAAAATGTTAGCTttcatccatttcatccatcttCTACCAAAACCCATCTTCTCCAAAATCCATCTTATGTAATTCCATGAGATGGAATCATAAGCCTTTTCGAAATCTACTTTAAGTAATAAACaccctttcttcttctttttggccCAATCAAGAATTTCATTGACCATAAGAACCCCGTCCATCATACTTCTTCTCGGAACAAAAGCGGTTTGGTTGGGAGAAACCAATTTATCCACCACACCCCTCATTCTAGCCGCTAACATCTTTGCAATTATCTTATAAATACTCCCCACTAAACAAATGGGTCGATATTCAAACAAGTCTTGTGGATTTTTCTTTTTAGGAATAAGTGCTAGAAAAGAGGATGTTATGGATTTTACAAGATTACCTTTGTGATAAAAGTCATTGCAACATTTCATAACATCTTCCTTGAGGAGATACCAATATCTTTTGTAAAACTCCAAAGAGAATCCATCCGGCCCCAGACTTTTGCCTCCATCACACGACCAAATTGCTTCCTTCACTTCGTTTTCCTCAAATGGTTTCTCTATATCCAAAGACTCTTCCGTTGATAAAGTGTTAAAATTGATCCCCCTAAACTTCGGCCTTGTTCGGTTGTCTTCCTTGAAGAAGTTTTCAAAATGCTTACCTATGAACTCTTTAACAACTTCTACCTCTTCCAATCTTCCCCCCAGTGTTTCAATGGAGCAAatagaatttcttcttcttctttcttttaaaGAGTTGTGAAAATAGCGGGTATTATCATCTCCTTCGGAAAGCCAAAGTTGTCTCGACTTTAGTCTAAGGAATCCTTCTCTTTTGTTCAAGTTGTCCCAAAAGTCCTCCGCCACTTTTATCCTTTTTGAAACCACC is part of the Vicia villosa cultivar HV-30 ecotype Madison, WI linkage group LG2, Vvil1.0, whole genome shotgun sequence genome and encodes:
- the LOC131652085 gene encoding laccase-11-like — translated: MHHNVPALTTFKFQSSKKLNIKQNRMASLGGFVSVLTFLLFVFVGLMSSSSEAAIKKYQFDVQVKNVSRLCHAKPIVTVNGRFPGPTIYAREGDQVLVNVTNHAQYNMSIHWHGLKQYRNGWADGPAYITQCPIQTGNSYTYEFNVTGQRGTLWWHAHILWLRATVYGAIVIMPKLGTPFPFPQPAREFEILLGEWWNNDVEEIEKQGNKMGLPPNMSDAHTINGKPGPLFPCFEKHTFAMEVEQGKTYLMRIINAALNDELFFAIAGHNMTVVEVDAVYTKPFTTQAILIAPGQTTNVLVHANQVAGRYFMATKAFMDAPVSVDNKTATAIFQYKDIPNTVLPVLPQLPATNGTGFALSYNKKLKSLNSAKYPANVPLKVDRNLFYTIGLGKNSCPTCVNGTRFLASINNVSFVMPQIALLQAHYFDIKGVFRADFPDHPPTPFNYTGAPLSANLASLTGTRVNKISFNSTVELVLQDTNLLTVESHPFHLHGYNFFVVGTGIGNFDPAKDPSKYNLVDPVERNTVGVPTGGWTAIRFQADNPGVWFMHCHLELHTGWGLKTAFLVENGPEQGQSVLPPPKDLPSC